The DNA sequence CGACGATGGCCGACCTCGCGGCGAGCGGGAGCATCGCCCTCGGAAGTCCGCGTAGTGTCCCGGCGGGGACCTACGCGCGGCAGGCCCTCGAGGCCATGGGACTCTACGAAGAGCTCCGGCCCCGTATGGTGCTCACCCGAGACGTTCGGCAGGCGTTGCTCTACGCCGACCGCGGCGAAACGGACGGCGCATTCGTCTACCGCACCGACGCCCGGCTCGCCCGGAACGCCGTCGTCCTCTTCGAGGTGCCCACGGACCTGCACGAGCCGATCGTCTGCCCCGTCGGCCTGACCCCGGAGGGAAGCGAGAATCCGGCTGCCGTGTCGTTCTTCGCCTTCCTGGTCTCGGCCGAGGCGCGTGCGATCCTCGAGGAGTACGGATTCGACGTCGGTGTCGACGGGTCCTGATGTTCGACTTCGCGCCCACGGACTGGCAG is a window from the Candidatus Krumholzibacteriia bacterium genome containing:
- the modA gene encoding molybdate ABC transporter substrate-binding protein, with translation MPIRVLILAFCVLTSLPALASEVHLSVATSLTDAVRDILALYGERHDDVVLRPNFASSGALARQIDQGAPAHVYASANAAWMQYLVGEGRVVKGSVHTLARNRLVFVGAPGSGTTTMADLAASGSIALGSPRSVPAGTYARQALEAMGLYEELRPRMVLTRDVRQALLYADRGETDGAFVYRTDARLARNAVVLFEVPTDLHEPIVCPVGLTPEGSENPAAVSFFAFLVSAEARAILEEYGFDVGVDGS